One part of the Solanum dulcamara chromosome 8, daSolDulc1.2, whole genome shotgun sequence genome encodes these proteins:
- the LOC129901713 gene encoding putative pentatricopeptide repeat-containing protein At1g12700, mitochondrial isoform X1 has product MKKICGIRFLSFYPNSHSNGFTVRIYSNKSISAIDKYDFGVNIKCLDDAVIVFHQMVRMKPLPSLVEFSKLFNTMINRRHYSPVVSLFREMQKLGIPINGFILTSVINSYSLMHRADCGFSVLPIYLKKGIPFDTVTFNTLIRGIFAENKVKDAVELFKKLVRDKICEPDEVTYGTLMNGLSKRGHTEKTLGLLRLMEQGNTKPNIFNYNIVIDALCRDGNLDAAISLLNEMKQKGIPPDIVTYNSVIDGLCKLGQWDKVRTLFSDMALNLNIYPDVRTFNIVIDGLCKEGKVADAEEVMKLMVGRGVEPNIITYSVIMDGYCLCGQLDGARRIFDIMIDKNIEPDIISYNILINGYCKKKKLSEAMLLFCEISQKGSKSDIVTYNIILQGLFEVGRIGDAEKIYAEMLSTGPRPDIYTRRTLLNGYFKYGLVGEAMSLFKKLERKREDTSIAIYNVVINGLCKNGKLDEALAVFEKLSFIGLLPDVRTFTVMINGFCLKGLFDEAKDILRKMEDNDCFPNNITYNVMVQGFLRCNRISEMVSFMKEMVGRGFSFDATTTGFLVNVKRENPSVLDMIQQLQLKNKIVSCLDALNLH; this is encoded by the exons ATGAAGAAAATTTGTGGTATtcgttttctctctttctatCCTAATTCACATTCAAATGGATTTACAGTCAGAATTTATAGTAATAAATCCATTTCGGCAATCGATAAGTATGATTTTGGGGTTAACATCAAGTGTTTAGATGATGCTGTTATTGTCTTCCATCAAATGGTTAGGATGAAGCCTCTTCCTTCTCTTGTtgaattttctaaattatttaacACTATGATAAATAGGAGGCATTACTCTCCTGTCGTTTCTCTTTTTAGAGAAATGCAGAAATTGGGTATCCCAATTAACGGATTCATTTTGACTAGCGTGATTAACAGCTATTCCCTGATGCATCGTGCTGATTGTGGGTTTTCGGTGTTACCCATTTACCTCAAGAAGGGTATTCCATTTGATACCGTCACCTTTAACACCCTAATAAGGGGAATCTTTGCTGAAAATAAGGTCAAAGATGCtgttgaattgttcaaaaaatTGGTGAGAGACAAGATTTGTGAACCTGATGAAGTCACATATggaaccctaatgaatgggctTAGTAAAAGGGGTCATACGGAGAAGACTTTAGGTTTGCTCCGATTAATGGAACAGGGGAACACTAAGCCCAACATATTTAACTACAACATCGTCATAGATGCCCTTTGCAGAGATGGGAACTTAGATGCTGCTATCAGCCTTTTGAACGAGATGAAACAGAAAGGCATTCCTCCAGACATAGTCACCTATAATTCAGTGATTGATGGTTTGTGTAAGCTTGGTCAGTGGGATAAGGTTAGGACTTTGTTCTCTGATATGGCCTTGAACCTTAATATTTATCCAGATGTGCGCACCTTCAACATAGTGATAGATGGACTATGTAAAGAAGGGAAAGTTGCAGATGCTGAGGAAGTAATGAAACTCATGGTGGGAAGAGGTGTAGAGCCCAATATAATCACCTACAGTGTGATAATGGATGGATATTGTTTGTGTGGTCAACTTGATGGAGCGAGGAGAATTTTTGATATCATGATAGATAAGAACATTGAGCCTGACATTATTAGCTATAACATACTTATAAATGGATATtgtaagaaaaagaaattgtcCGAGGCCATGCTATTGTTTTGTGAAATTTCTCAAAAGGGATCAAAGTCTGATATTGTTACCTACAATATTATCTTGCAAGGTCTGTTTGAAGTTGGAAGAATTGGCGATGCGGAAAAAATTTATGCCGAGATGCTATCTACGGGCCCTAGACCTGATATATACACTCGTCGCACTTTGCTCAATGGTTATTTTAAGTATGGGCTTGTTGGAGAAGCTATGTCACTCTTTAAAAAGttggaaagaaagagagaagataCTAGTATTGCAATTTACAATGTTGTCATTAATGGATTGTGCAAAAATGGTAAACTCGATGAAGCTCTTGCTGTTTTTGAGAAGCTTTCGTTCATTGGATTGCTTCCGGATGTGAGAACATTCACTGTAATGATAAATGGATTTTGTCTTAAAGGGTTGTTTGATGAAGCTAAAGATATTCTTAGAAAAATGGAAGACAATGATTGCTTTCCAAACAATATCACTTACAATGTTATGGTGCAAGGATTTCTCAGGTGCAACAGAATTAGTGAAATGGTTTCTTTCATGAAGGAAATGGTTGGAAGGGGATTCTCGTTTGATGCAACTACAACTGGGTTTTTGGTAAATGTTAAGAGGGAGAATCCTTCCGTCCTTGACATGATACAACAGcttcaattgaaaaataaaat TGTGTCATGCCTGGATGCATTGAACTTGCACTGA
- the LOC129901713 gene encoding putative pentatricopeptide repeat-containing protein At1g12700, mitochondrial isoform X3, with the protein MMLLLSSIKCYSLMHRADCGFSVLPIYLKKGIPFDTVTFNTLIRGIFAENKVKDAVELFKKLVRDKICEPDEVTYGTLMNGLSKRGHTEKTLGLLRLMEQGNTKPNIFNYNIVIDALCRDGNLDAAISLLNEMKQKGIPPDIVTYNSVIDGLCKLGQWDKVRTLFSDMALNLNIYPDVRTFNIVIDGLCKEGKVADAEEVMKLMVGRGVEPNIITYSVIMDGYCLCGQLDGARRIFDIMIDKNIEPDIISYNILINGYCKKKKLSEAMLLFCEISQKGSKSDIVTYNIILQGLFEVGRIGDAEKIYAEMLSTGPRPDIYTRRTLLNGYFKYGLVGEAMSLFKKLERKREDTSIAIYNVVINGLCKNGKLDEALAVFEKLSFIGLLPDVRTFTVMINGFCLKGLFDEAKDILRKMEDNDCFPNNITYNVMVQGFLRCNRISEMVSFMKEMVGRGFSFDATTTGFLVNVKRENPSVLDMIQQLQLKNKIVSCLDALNLH; encoded by the exons ATGATGCTGTTATTGTCTTCCATCAAATG CTATTCCCTGATGCATCGTGCTGATTGTGGGTTTTCGGTGTTACCCATTTACCTCAAGAAGGGTATTCCATTTGATACCGTCACCTTTAACACCCTAATAAGGGGAATCTTTGCTGAAAATAAGGTCAAAGATGCtgttgaattgttcaaaaaatTGGTGAGAGACAAGATTTGTGAACCTGATGAAGTCACATATggaaccctaatgaatgggctTAGTAAAAGGGGTCATACGGAGAAGACTTTAGGTTTGCTCCGATTAATGGAACAGGGGAACACTAAGCCCAACATATTTAACTACAACATCGTCATAGATGCCCTTTGCAGAGATGGGAACTTAGATGCTGCTATCAGCCTTTTGAACGAGATGAAACAGAAAGGCATTCCTCCAGACATAGTCACCTATAATTCAGTGATTGATGGTTTGTGTAAGCTTGGTCAGTGGGATAAGGTTAGGACTTTGTTCTCTGATATGGCCTTGAACCTTAATATTTATCCAGATGTGCGCACCTTCAACATAGTGATAGATGGACTATGTAAAGAAGGGAAAGTTGCAGATGCTGAGGAAGTAATGAAACTCATGGTGGGAAGAGGTGTAGAGCCCAATATAATCACCTACAGTGTGATAATGGATGGATATTGTTTGTGTGGTCAACTTGATGGAGCGAGGAGAATTTTTGATATCATGATAGATAAGAACATTGAGCCTGACATTATTAGCTATAACATACTTATAAATGGATATtgtaagaaaaagaaattgtcCGAGGCCATGCTATTGTTTTGTGAAATTTCTCAAAAGGGATCAAAGTCTGATATTGTTACCTACAATATTATCTTGCAAGGTCTGTTTGAAGTTGGAAGAATTGGCGATGCGGAAAAAATTTATGCCGAGATGCTATCTACGGGCCCTAGACCTGATATATACACTCGTCGCACTTTGCTCAATGGTTATTTTAAGTATGGGCTTGTTGGAGAAGCTATGTCACTCTTTAAAAAGttggaaagaaagagagaagataCTAGTATTGCAATTTACAATGTTGTCATTAATGGATTGTGCAAAAATGGTAAACTCGATGAAGCTCTTGCTGTTTTTGAGAAGCTTTCGTTCATTGGATTGCTTCCGGATGTGAGAACATTCACTGTAATGATAAATGGATTTTGTCTTAAAGGGTTGTTTGATGAAGCTAAAGATATTCTTAGAAAAATGGAAGACAATGATTGCTTTCCAAACAATATCACTTACAATGTTATGGTGCAAGGATTTCTCAGGTGCAACAGAATTAGTGAAATGGTTTCTTTCATGAAGGAAATGGTTGGAAGGGGATTCTCGTTTGATGCAACTACAACTGGGTTTTTGGTAAATGTTAAGAGGGAGAATCCTTCCGTCCTTGACATGATACAACAGcttcaattgaaaaataaaat TGTGTCATGCCTGGATGCATTGAACTTGCACTGA
- the LOC129901713 gene encoding putative pentatricopeptide repeat-containing protein At1g12700, mitochondrial isoform X2, with protein sequence MKKICGIRFLSFYPNSHSNGFTVRIYSNKSISAIDKYDFGVNIKCLDDAVIVFHQMVRMKPLPSLVEFSKLFNTMINRRHYSPVVSLFREMQKLGIPINGFILTSVINSYSLMHRADCGFSVLPIYLKKGIPFDTVTFNTLIRGIFAENKVKDAVELFKKLVRDKICEPDEVTYGTLMNGLSKRGHTEKTLGLLRLMEQGNTKPNIFNYNIVIDALCRDGNLDAAISLLNEMKQKGIPPDIVTYNSVIDGLCKLGQWDKVRTLFSDMALNLNIYPDVRTFNIVIDGLCKEGKVADAEEVMKLMVGRGVEPNIITYSVIMDGYCLCGQLDGARRIFDIMIDKNIEPDIISYNILINGYCKKKKLSEAMLLFCEISQKGSKSDIVTYNIILQGLFEVGRIGDAEKIYAEMLSTGPRPDIYTRRTLLNGYFKYGLVGEAMSLFKKLERKREDTSIAIYNVVINGLCKNGKLDEALAVFEKLSFIGLLPDVRTFTVMINGFCLKGLFDEAKDILRKMEDNDCFPNNITYNVMVQGFLRCNRISEMVSFMKEMVGRGFSFDATTTGFLVNVKRENPSVLDMIQQLQLKNKIS encoded by the exons ATGAAGAAAATTTGTGGTATtcgttttctctctttctatCCTAATTCACATTCAAATGGATTTACAGTCAGAATTTATAGTAATAAATCCATTTCGGCAATCGATAAGTATGATTTTGGGGTTAACATCAAGTGTTTAGATGATGCTGTTATTGTCTTCCATCAAATGGTTAGGATGAAGCCTCTTCCTTCTCTTGTtgaattttctaaattatttaacACTATGATAAATAGGAGGCATTACTCTCCTGTCGTTTCTCTTTTTAGAGAAATGCAGAAATTGGGTATCCCAATTAACGGATTCATTTTGACTAGCGTGATTAACAGCTATTCCCTGATGCATCGTGCTGATTGTGGGTTTTCGGTGTTACCCATTTACCTCAAGAAGGGTATTCCATTTGATACCGTCACCTTTAACACCCTAATAAGGGGAATCTTTGCTGAAAATAAGGTCAAAGATGCtgttgaattgttcaaaaaatTGGTGAGAGACAAGATTTGTGAACCTGATGAAGTCACATATggaaccctaatgaatgggctTAGTAAAAGGGGTCATACGGAGAAGACTTTAGGTTTGCTCCGATTAATGGAACAGGGGAACACTAAGCCCAACATATTTAACTACAACATCGTCATAGATGCCCTTTGCAGAGATGGGAACTTAGATGCTGCTATCAGCCTTTTGAACGAGATGAAACAGAAAGGCATTCCTCCAGACATAGTCACCTATAATTCAGTGATTGATGGTTTGTGTAAGCTTGGTCAGTGGGATAAGGTTAGGACTTTGTTCTCTGATATGGCCTTGAACCTTAATATTTATCCAGATGTGCGCACCTTCAACATAGTGATAGATGGACTATGTAAAGAAGGGAAAGTTGCAGATGCTGAGGAAGTAATGAAACTCATGGTGGGAAGAGGTGTAGAGCCCAATATAATCACCTACAGTGTGATAATGGATGGATATTGTTTGTGTGGTCAACTTGATGGAGCGAGGAGAATTTTTGATATCATGATAGATAAGAACATTGAGCCTGACATTATTAGCTATAACATACTTATAAATGGATATtgtaagaaaaagaaattgtcCGAGGCCATGCTATTGTTTTGTGAAATTTCTCAAAAGGGATCAAAGTCTGATATTGTTACCTACAATATTATCTTGCAAGGTCTGTTTGAAGTTGGAAGAATTGGCGATGCGGAAAAAATTTATGCCGAGATGCTATCTACGGGCCCTAGACCTGATATATACACTCGTCGCACTTTGCTCAATGGTTATTTTAAGTATGGGCTTGTTGGAGAAGCTATGTCACTCTTTAAAAAGttggaaagaaagagagaagataCTAGTATTGCAATTTACAATGTTGTCATTAATGGATTGTGCAAAAATGGTAAACTCGATGAAGCTCTTGCTGTTTTTGAGAAGCTTTCGTTCATTGGATTGCTTCCGGATGTGAGAACATTCACTGTAATGATAAATGGATTTTGTCTTAAAGGGTTGTTTGATGAAGCTAAAGATATTCTTAGAAAAATGGAAGACAATGATTGCTTTCCAAACAATATCACTTACAATGTTATGGTGCAAGGATTTCTCAGGTGCAACAGAATTAGTGAAATGGTTTCTTTCATGAAGGAAATGGTTGGAAGGGGATTCTCGTTTGATGCAACTACAACTGGGTTTTTGGTAAATGTTAAGAGGGAGAATCCTTCCGTCCTTGACATGATACAACAGcttcaattgaaaaataaaat AAGCTGA